In one Pseudomonas sp. R84 genomic region, the following are encoded:
- a CDS encoding sel1 repeat family protein has translation MIKLVLITLLSTLFPCTAFAQLTQEQQLAKEKGLTLYQQSDWYDSQPLLESAAIAGDETAQYYLAEAIRLSNRYTTGEARKWYEAAANQGHLYAMLRLSSKNNICLDMKGCGGKGADEWRDQVIQIAQERAKNNDTEAMTVLFITRQGFSWLEMAAEAGDPLAQNTLAGIYDDGDGWFLIPGSRDRTIQKWYKASAEGGYPKAMYLYANYLFEHDGKKEEVAYWLKQSAENGYASAVGNYALRLAHLPNDLDYPKNMIEAYGLAYLMSKFEGGGTAGEDGRMILPDIAEKMTEQEIKQGLLFAEEWKKTHPPLSYFVPVYGY, from the coding sequence TTGATTAAGCTTGTACTAATCACACTTCTATCCACCCTTTTCCCCTGCACAGCTTTTGCGCAATTAACCCAAGAGCAGCAGCTAGCAAAAGAAAAAGGTCTAACTTTATATCAGCAAAGCGACTGGTATGATTCTCAACCTTTACTAGAGAGTGCTGCCATAGCCGGGGACGAGACAGCTCAGTATTACCTCGCAGAGGCAATTCGCCTGAGCAACCGATACACAACCGGTGAAGCGAGAAAATGGTATGAAGCAGCAGCGAATCAGGGCCACCTCTACGCAATGTTGAGACTAAGCAGTAAAAACAATATTTGTCTCGATATGAAAGGCTGCGGTGGCAAAGGTGCAGACGAATGGCGTGATCAAGTAATACAAATAGCTCAGGAACGAGCCAAGAACAACGACACTGAAGCGATGACCGTTTTATTCATCACTAGACAAGGCTTTAGTTGGCTGGAGATGGCCGCTGAGGCAGGTGATCCTTTAGCGCAAAATACACTCGCTGGAATCTACGATGACGGAGACGGATGGTTTCTTATTCCGGGTAGCCGCGATAGAACCATTCAAAAGTGGTACAAAGCCTCAGCTGAAGGTGGATATCCCAAGGCAATGTATCTTTATGCCAACTATCTATTCGAACATGATGGCAAGAAAGAAGAAGTTGCTTATTGGCTGAAACAATCGGCCGAAAACGGTTATGCCAGCGCAGTCGGGAATTACGCTCTCAGGTTAGCCCATTTGCCAAACGATCTAGACTATCCAAAAAACATGATTGAGGCTTATGGACTAGCCTATCTGATGTCTAAATTCGAGGGCGGCGGGACAGCAGGTGAAGATGGAAGGATGATACTGCCTGATATAGCTGAAAAAATGACGGAGCAAGAAATCAAGCAAGGCCTTCTATTCGCAGAAGAATGGAAAAAAACGCACCCACCGCTTTCTTATTTCGTCCCTGTTTATGGCTACTGA
- a CDS encoding DUF6708 domain-containing protein translates to MPAKKYGRLPKAGDTENKSGIDFLYLSPKPLPTGTAPFSSRQLHRTSNETYLDFAVGRGNFEFMARAGIGSIAFITLFFLFVSGFGSWLRRDIQPFLASWFDFFTNAFTQGFIWTLSAVYLFIFMYAVRQVSVHPPIRFNRHRREIAFIARRGDHPRYVQWEDIIVCVSSGQLITQHAMMPEHKLMIGLRETLTGDVLWTDISTGSFNLAVSEWEAIRIYMEEGPKTTPTHHSEELEEGSIEFFHLCRRSYRSEHSFIRYIFGFLVIQFFSGWTLPCYISNWANGRPKSGFPKAVLEWSKPLPVEQRAKPSKELIDETATILKEFAKGRDLFSYLKNKANDKRTQGMNL, encoded by the coding sequence ATGCCTGCTAAAAAATACGGCCGTTTGCCAAAGGCAGGAGATACCGAAAACAAGTCGGGAATTGACTTCCTTTATCTATCCCCCAAACCGCTCCCAACGGGTACGGCACCGTTTAGCTCAAGGCAACTACATCGTACGAGCAACGAAACCTATTTAGACTTTGCTGTCGGCCGAGGCAACTTTGAGTTTATGGCACGGGCAGGCATTGGTTCGATAGCCTTCATAACACTGTTCTTTCTATTCGTATCTGGCTTTGGCTCTTGGCTTAGAAGGGATATTCAGCCTTTTCTCGCTAGCTGGTTTGATTTTTTTACAAACGCCTTTACCCAAGGATTTATCTGGACTCTTTCTGCTGTTTACCTTTTCATTTTCATGTACGCAGTTCGTCAAGTTAGCGTGCATCCTCCTATTCGTTTCAATCGCCACCGCCGCGAGATAGCATTCATAGCGAGGCGCGGTGACCACCCACGCTATGTACAATGGGAAGACATTATTGTCTGCGTGTCATCAGGGCAACTAATAACTCAACATGCCATGATGCCTGAACATAAATTAATGATTGGGTTACGAGAGACGCTAACCGGTGACGTCCTATGGACCGATATATCAACTGGCAGTTTCAACCTGGCTGTTTCTGAATGGGAGGCGATACGCATATACATGGAGGAAGGACCTAAAACGACTCCAACCCACCACTCCGAGGAACTTGAAGAGGGAAGTATAGAATTCTTCCATTTGTGTCGTCGCAGCTATCGATCCGAACATTCTTTTATACGCTATATTTTTGGTTTTCTAGTAATTCAATTTTTTAGTGGATGGACACTACCTTGCTATATTTCTAACTGGGCAAATGGGAGACCAAAGTCCGGCTTCCCTAAAGCAGTTTTAGAATGGTCAAAGCCACTTCCAGTGGAACAACGAGCGAAACCTAGCAAAGAACTAATCGATGAGACTGCGACAATTCTAAAAGAATTTGCAAAAGGTCGAGATTTATTCAGCTATTTAAAAAACAAAGCCAATGACAAACGGACACAAGGAATGAACCTTTGA